In the Azospirillum sp. TSA2s genome, TGTGCCTGCCGGTTGCGGCCAGCGTCAGCAGCAGGATGGTGGCGATGAAGGTCAGCGGACCGACCATCAGTGCATCATCCTGCATCATGGCGCGTCCTCCCCCGGATCGACGTCCTGTCGCCCGGCGGAACCGGATCGACCCTAACAGCTTAGGGGCTTTACCGAGCCGGCACGCGGGTCCTGAGGGATACCGCTGCTGTCCAAAGGGATAGTATCAGTGTATGCGACCGTCCGTACCGCGTCCGGTACCGGCCCCTGCCCGATCGGCGGCGCTCAATCGGCGGCGTTCAATCGGCGGCCAGCCGGAGCAGCCCGTCCGGCAGATCGGCGAAGCGGTCCAGAATCAGGTCGGCGCCCAGTTCCTCCACCGGCATGCGGGGATAGCCATAGCTCATGGCGACCACCGGCACGCCGGCCGACCGCGCCGCCTTCACGTCGTTGGCGTTGTCGCCGACCATCGCCGCCCGCGCAGGCATCAGTACGTCCAGCCGCTCCAGTACCCAGGTCAGATGGCGTCCGTCCGGCTTCTTCACCGCCAGCGTGTCCCCGCCGGCCACGGCGCCGAACAGCCCCTCCATCCCCAGCACACCCAGCAGTTTCCGGGTGATCCGCTCCGGCTTGTTGGTGCACAGCCCCAGCCGCACACCCCGTCCGGCCAGCGCCGCCAGCGTTTCAATGACGTCGGCATAGAGCACCGGCGGCTCAGCGTCGTCGTAATAGGTATCGAGATAATGGCGCAGCACCGGCTGCACCGCCTCGTCCCCCAGCGGCGCGCCCGTCGCGGCGAAAGCCTGGCGCACCAGCAT is a window encoding:
- the gph gene encoding phosphoglycolate phosphatase (PGP is an essential enzyme in the glycolate salvage pathway in higher organisms (photorespiration in plants). Phosphoglycolate results from the oxidase activity of RubisCO in the Calvin cycle when concentrations of carbon dioxide are low relative to oxygen. This enzyme is a member of the Haloacid Dehalogenase (HAD) superfamily of aspartate-nucleophile hydrolase enzymes (PF00702).), translated to MPFPFQALVFDLDGTLIDSAPDMTRVLNRTLAEFGRPALTEAQVRTMVGDGSAMLVRQAFAATGAPLGDEAVQPVLRHYLDTYYDDAEPPVLYADVIETLAALAGRGVRLGLCTNKPERITRKLLGVLGMEGLFGAVAGGDTLAVKKPDGRHLTWVLERLDVLMPARAAMVGDNANDVKAARSAGVPVVAMSYGYPRMPVEELGADLILDRFADLPDGLLRLAAD